The following proteins are encoded in a genomic region of Acidobacteriota bacterium:
- the mdh gene encoding malate dehydrogenase encodes MRRKVTIVGSGNVGATAAHWIVDKELADVVLIDIVDGVPQGKALDLLQSGPVEGFDSHLVGTNDYSDSADSDIVVITAGLPRKPGMSRDDLLMKNYEIVKGVTEQVVRYSPGCILIVVSNPLDAMVQTAYRVSGFPKNRVIGMAGILDSARFRTFIAQELSVSVENVHAFVLGGHGDTMVPMPRYSTVAGIPITELLSQERIDALVDRTANGGAEIVGLLKTGSAYYAPSAAVTEMVEAIFKDKRKILPCAAFLEGEYGVNGLFVGVPVKLGRNGIEEIVQIDLRPEEDAALKKSAAAVKELVEIINV; translated from the coding sequence ATGAGAAGAAAAGTGACGATCGTGGGTTCAGGAAATGTCGGCGCCACCGCCGCTCATTGGATCGTGGACAAGGAATTGGCGGATGTGGTGCTGATCGACATCGTCGATGGCGTGCCCCAGGGGAAGGCGCTGGACCTGCTGCAGTCGGGACCCGTGGAAGGATTCGACTCCCACCTGGTGGGAACCAACGATTACAGCGACTCGGCCGACTCGGACATCGTCGTCATCACCGCCGGACTGCCTCGAAAACCGGGGATGAGCCGGGACGACCTCCTGATGAAGAACTACGAAATCGTCAAGGGGGTCACCGAACAGGTGGTCAGGTACTCCCCCGGATGCATTCTGATCGTGGTCAGCAATCCGCTGGATGCCATGGTGCAAACAGCCTACAGAGTCTCCGGCTTCCCCAAGAACCGGGTGATCGGCATGGCGGGCATTCTGGATTCGGCCCGGTTCAGGACCTTCATCGCCCAGGAACTGTCGGTTTCTGTGGAAAATGTCCACGCCTTTGTGCTGGGTGGACATGGCGACACCATGGTTCCGATGCCGCGTTACTCCACCGTGGCGGGAATCCCCATAACCGAGCTCCTGTCTCAGGAGCGAATCGATGCCCTGGTCGATCGCACCGCCAATGGAGGCGCTGAAATCGTGGGCCTGCTCAAGACCGGGAGCGCCTACTATGCTCCCTCGGCCGCGGTGACGGAGATGGTCGAGGCGATCTTCAAGGACAAGCGCAAGATTCTCCCCTGCGCCGCCTTTCTGGAAGGGGAATATGGAGTGAATGGTCTCTTCGTGGGGGTGCCGGTGAAGCTCGGCCGGAACGGAATCGAGGAGATCGTGCAGATCGATCTCCGTCCTGAGGAAGATGCGGCTTTGAAGAAATCGGCGGCCGCCGTAAAGGAACTGGTCGAGATTATCAACGTGTAG
- the icd gene encoding isocitrate dehydrogenase (NADP(+)) has product MSFNGVEIPKEGSKIELVQGQLKVPANPIIPFIEGDGTGRDIWRAAVRVFDAAVDKACAGKRKVCWYEIFAGEKAYRKFGEWLPNDTLDAIRTFRVAIKGPLTTPVGGGIRSLNVTLRQVLNLYACVRPVKYFDGVPSPVRAPENMNVVIFRENTEDVYAGIEWQQGSPEAAKFIEFLGDNLGKKIKADSGIGVKPISITGTRNLVRRAIGYAIRHGRRVVTLVHKGNIMKFTEGAFRDWGYQLAREEFPEETIAEDEVWSKHGGKVPEGKIMINDRIADSMFQQVLTRSAEYDVLATPNLNGDYLSDACAAQVGGLGIAPGANIGDEYGVFEATHGTAPKYADRDVINPGSVILSGSMMFEHLGWAEVSQLIEEAFGRTIQQKKVTYDLERLMNGATKCRTSEFADAIIQNMGT; this is encoded by the coding sequence ATGTCCTTTAACGGGGTGGAGATCCCCAAAGAGGGATCGAAAATCGAGCTGGTACAGGGACAACTGAAAGTTCCGGCCAATCCAATCATCCCCTTCATCGAGGGGGATGGGACCGGCCGAGACATCTGGAGAGCCGCGGTGCGGGTCTTCGATGCGGCCGTGGACAAGGCCTGTGCCGGGAAGCGGAAAGTCTGCTGGTATGAGATCTTCGCCGGGGAAAAGGCCTACCGCAAGTTCGGGGAGTGGCTGCCCAACGATACCCTGGACGCCATCAGAACCTTTCGGGTGGCCATCAAGGGACCCCTGACCACTCCGGTCGGTGGCGGGATTCGAAGCTTGAACGTTACCCTGCGCCAGGTGCTGAATCTCTATGCCTGCGTTCGTCCGGTGAAGTACTTTGACGGGGTGCCGTCCCCGGTCAGGGCTCCCGAGAATATGAACGTGGTGATCTTCAGGGAGAATACCGAAGATGTCTACGCCGGCATCGAGTGGCAGCAGGGCAGCCCGGAAGCGGCCAAATTCATCGAGTTTCTGGGCGATAACCTGGGCAAGAAAATCAAGGCCGATTCGGGCATCGGAGTGAAACCCATCTCCATCACGGGGACCCGTAACCTGGTTCGCCGAGCCATTGGCTATGCCATCAGGCATGGCCGCAGGGTGGTGACACTGGTCCACAAGGGCAACATCATGAAGTTTACCGAAGGAGCCTTCCGGGACTGGGGCTACCAACTGGCCCGGGAGGAGTTTCCGGAGGAAACCATCGCCGAAGACGAGGTCTGGAGCAAGCATGGGGGAAAGGTTCCCGAGGGAAAGATCATGATCAACGATCGCATCGCCGACTCCATGTTCCAGCAGGTGCTCACACGCTCGGCCGAGTATGACGTTCTGGCCACGCCCAACCTCAACGGCGATTACCTGTCGGACGCCTGCGCCGCTCAGGTCGGAGGACTGGGGATTGCTCCCGGGGCCAACATCGGCGACGAATACGGGGTTTTCGAAGCCACCCACGGGACGGCTCCCAAATATGCCGACCGGGACGTCATCAATCCCGGGTCGGTTATCCTGTCGGGGTCCATGATGTTCGAGCACCTGGGTTGGGCGGAGGTTTCGCAATTGATCGAGGAGGCGTTCGGCCGCACCATCCAGCAGAAGAAGGTCACCTATGACCTGGAACGGCTCATGAACGGGGCCACCAAGTGCAGGACCAGCGAGTTTGCCGACGCCATCATCCAGAACATGGGGACGTGA
- a CDS encoding ROK family protein yields the protein MKRFAIGVDLGGTNLKLGAIGENGDLLEHLEVAADARKGPEDVVGRMCRAILELRDRWDGRYALAGIGVAVAGIMRLPLGLVIAAPNLPGWAGFNVRNRIRREMDAPFTLENDANAAALGEKWMGVAREMNHLAFLTLGTGIGGGLVLNGRIWHGAKGMAAELGHINVRPEGRLCNCGNRGCLEAYASATAVVRCAAELADSGQASPKLQRLVRGEGPLTADRVYALARQGDTSARLVFQEMGAALGIGIASLIHIFDLEAVVLGGGAIAAWDAFQKPMFEEVKRRSFVQQADPRPILRSGLGSRAGIYGAACLGFQGDH from the coding sequence ATGAAGCGCTTTGCCATCGGAGTTGACCTGGGCGGGACCAATCTGAAGCTGGGAGCCATAGGGGAAAACGGCGACCTGCTGGAACACCTGGAAGTGGCGGCGGATGCTCGCAAGGGTCCTGAAGATGTTGTGGGTCGCATGTGCCGGGCCATCCTGGAACTGCGGGACCGCTGGGACGGACGTTACGCTCTGGCCGGGATTGGCGTGGCGGTGGCCGGAATCATGAGGCTGCCCCTGGGTCTGGTGATTGCAGCTCCCAACTTGCCGGGCTGGGCCGGGTTTAATGTTCGCAACCGGATCCGCCGGGAGATGGACGCTCCCTTTACCCTCGAAAATGACGCCAATGCCGCGGCACTGGGAGAGAAATGGATGGGTGTGGCCAGGGAAATGAACCACCTGGCCTTTCTTACCCTGGGGACCGGCATTGGCGGAGGTTTGGTCCTGAATGGCCGGATATGGCACGGAGCCAAGGGGATGGCCGCCGAGTTGGGCCACATTAACGTTCGGCCGGAGGGGCGCTTGTGCAACTGTGGCAACCGAGGTTGCCTGGAAGCCTATGCATCGGCGACAGCGGTGGTAAGGTGCGCTGCCGAACTGGCGGACTCCGGTCAGGCCAGCCCCAAGCTGCAGCGCCTGGTACGCGGGGAGGGACCGCTCACCGCCGATCGCGTCTACGCTCTGGCCCGGCAAGGAGATACATCCGCCAGGTTGGTGTTCCAGGAAATGGGCGCCGCCCTGGGTATCGGCATCGCCAGCTTGATTCACATCTTCGACCTGGAGGCAGTGGTGCTGGGAGGCGGAGCCATCGCGGCCTGGGACGCTTTTCAGAAGCCGATGTTCGAGGAAGTGAAGCGGCGCTCTTTCGTGCAGCAGGCGGATCCACGGCCGATTCTCAGATCCGGTCTGGGCAGTCGGGCCGGAATATACGGAGCCGCCTGCCTCGGATTTCAGGGCGATCATTGA